A DNA window from Centroberyx gerrardi isolate f3 chromosome 5, fCenGer3.hap1.cur.20231027, whole genome shotgun sequence contains the following coding sequences:
- the LOC139909092 gene encoding transcription factor HES-5-like isoform X2: MKLAEIRFSLQKPLQHRDPAMAPTITSAMTNSQEQLTLTHKLRKPVVEKLRRERINSSIEQLKSLLGPEFLKQQPDSKLEKADILEMTVCFLTRQQQHQPVDSAAVNQGYSRCVQEVEHFLSKEEVKTQSQRRLLNHFHNLQSSSDQNLREAGFPVHSKEKSPVHSALWRPW, from the exons ATGAAGCTAGCAGAGATCAGATTCTCTCTACAGAAACCTCTACAGCACAGAGATCCAGCCATGGCTCCTACAATCACTTCAGCAATGACCAATTCTCAGGAGCAGCTGACTCTGACACACAAG ctcagaaaacCAGTGGTGGAGAAGTTACGCAGAGAGCGAATCAACAGCAGCATTGAGCAGCTCAAGTCTCTCCTGGGTCCAGAGTTCCTCAAACAGCAGCCTGACTCCAAGCTGGAGAAAGCAGACATCCTGGAGATGACAGTTTGCTTCCTGAcacgacagcagcagcaccaaccTGTGGACTCAGCAGCTGTCAATCAGGGCTACTCCAGGTGTGTCCAAGAGGTGGAGCACTTCCTGTccaaggaggaggtgaagacacAGTCCCAGAGAAGACTGCTGAACCACTTCCACAACCTGCAGTCTTCCTCTGATCAGAACCTGAGAGAGGCTGGCTT TCCAGTCCACAGCAAAGAGAAGAGTCCAGTCCACAGCGCCCTCTGGAGGCCGTGGTAG
- the LOC139909092 gene encoding transcription factor HES-5-like isoform X1 has protein sequence MKLAEIRFSLQKPLQHRDPAMAPTITSAMTNSQEQLTLTHKLRKPVVEKLRRERINSSIEQLKSLLGPEFLKQQPDSKLEKADILEMTVCFLTRQQQHQPVDSAAVNQGYSRCVQEVEHFLSKEEVKTQSQRRLLNHFHNLQSSSDQNLREAGLSLLSCPVQTSISKEKSPVHSKEKSPVHSALWRPW, from the exons ATGAAGCTAGCAGAGATCAGATTCTCTCTACAGAAACCTCTACAGCACAGAGATCCAGCCATGGCTCCTACAATCACTTCAGCAATGACCAATTCTCAGGAGCAGCTGACTCTGACACACAAG ctcagaaaacCAGTGGTGGAGAAGTTACGCAGAGAGCGAATCAACAGCAGCATTGAGCAGCTCAAGTCTCTCCTGGGTCCAGAGTTCCTCAAACAGCAGCCTGACTCCAAGCTGGAGAAAGCAGACATCCTGGAGATGACAGTTTGCTTCCTGAcacgacagcagcagcaccaaccTGTGGACTCAGCAGCTGTCAATCAGGGCTACTCCAGGTGTGTCCAAGAGGTGGAGCACTTCCTGTccaaggaggaggtgaagacacAGTCCCAGAGAAGACTGCTGAACCACTTCCACAACCTGCAGTCTTCCTCTGATCAGAACCTGAGAGAGGCTGGCTTGTCTCTTCTGAGCTGCCCAGTCCAGACCAGCATCAGCAAAGAGAAGAGTCCAGTCCACAGCAAAGAGAAGAGTCCAGTCCACAGCGCCCTCTGGAGGCCGTGGTAG